The Scyliorhinus canicula chromosome 10, sScyCan1.1, whole genome shotgun sequence genomic interval tgcaggttaggtggattggccatgctaaattgcccttagtgtccaaaaaaaaaggttaggtgggattacagggatggggtgaaggtatgggctctttccaagggctggtgcagactcgatgggccgaatagcctccttctgcactgtaaattctatgattctatgaacaataCTTTTTTCCTCATGGTTTCAACAGCAAGAATAATGGCCAGAATGAACCTCACTGCAcacacagctttgacaaagagtcatcggactcggaacgttagctcttttctctccctacagatgctgccagacttgctgagattttccagcattgtccctttcctttcagataccaacatccgcagtaatttgctttgaaccTCACTGCAGCCTGTCGGGGAGCAGGGAATCATCGACAGCAACTTCGGAATGTCTGCATTTCACTGCACATGTGTGGACAACAGAAAGCTGCTGTCGCGACAGCGTCAGAATCTGGGCCAGGattatcataggatttacagtgcagaaggaggccattcggcccatcgagtctgcaccagctcttggaaagagcacccgaccctatccccataacccagtaaccccacccagcactaagggcaattttggacacgaagggcaatttatcatggccaatccacctaacctgcacatctttggatattggAGGGATGCACCAGCCAGGGATGCACCAAGTTGCAATTGACAAGTGAGGCACCGCGGCCACATGATGGCGGTGCTGTATGCTGCCACGGCTGAGCTGAGAAATAAAATGAACCCAAGCAATTGCAACCTCGTAGACAGGAGTTTattgcactttgaaaaacctttGATGTTTCTAATcaagtgaccccccctccctttaTTTTAAAATGCAACTTGTGCTTACAATTGTCAGTCACATCTCCACACAAAAAAATCAGTCGTTTGTTTGCAATTAGATTTAATTTTAAACTGGAACCATGACACCGTTTTTCGTTTTTAATCCACGTTTATATTTGCACCTATTGTATTTCGATGTTTGAGTCCATGCATGATACGTGTGTGACTGAATTTGTGTTTATATTTATACATAAATACATGCATAGGTAAGGATTCACATAGCTCTCTATGAGAGTATATATGAATATGTTTTGTGTGTGCATCTATATACATTAGATGTATAGGGATACAGATTGCACACACATAACGTGCATAGATGCTGAGGTCGGATTAAAGGACTCCGTTTGCTTGCAAATCCCTGTtgatttggcatgagccatcggAAATCTTGAATGATTATCTGAAAATCACAGAATAGGAAGTCAAGGAAAAGTGGCGGGGGCATGGCGATAGATCTGTGAGAGCCGTGGGACAAGCAGACAGCACAATTCGACAATGAGCCGTGAATCGGGGCAGGGAATGAGAGAGGGGGGTGTTTAAAAGGCTGACCCCGCTGGCTTTGATTCGGTGCCTGATACCTGAGCCCTGGTCAATGTGCtgtgctgtgtgtcagtgagagggagggagagagagagagaatgaactcctggcgagggagggagaggagatccATTGCTTCCTTTCTGCCAACATATCTCCAGCTCATTACCCTAACACCACAGCTTGGGAGAGGGGATAGTGTGATCACACTGTCGTGCCACCATGGATCTGCCAGGTAACACCATCTCCAACGTGGGCATCACATTGCAAACGTAATATTGAAGCGTTATCAAACTGGCAGGCGGGCTTTAGTGGAAGGGGGGACGGTGAGCTGGAAACAGCGGTAAATATTTTATCTAACTTGGAGAGACATCTCTTCGCGTAAACGGTAAGAGGTGCCTTGGCCACCACCAGCTCGGATTTTTTTAAACATGCCTCCAGCTTCTCCCTTTGCTCTCGGGGATGTTTTATTTTTGGAGGGTGTTTTTATTTTGCGGGAGAAGAGAAATGGGCAACTTTGATTCTCTTTTTCGGCGAGTGGGTTCGGCGAAATGGGCGGCTGAGGGCAGCGGGCAATGGGGCTGAGCTGCTGGTCTGTGAAAGCGGGTGGGGGGCTTTAAGGGATGGATGTGTCTGAGGAGCGGGCACTTCAGCACACCGCCGGGAGAAGGAGAGCGCAAAGACAAGTTCAATTGTGGAATTCCTTCGTCAGTGAGGAgtggggagcagggagagagggaagaggcagagagagagggagagagggaagaggcagagagagagggagagtgggaaagaggggagagagagagaggcagagagggggagagaagggggaagggaggaagggagagagagcggagagagagggaaggagagagagagagagggagagtgaggggaaagagagaaagggaggagagagaagaggagagagggtgaggggagggagagagggagacaggagagggggagggagagaaagggaggagagagaggagggagagagggaggggagagaaagggagagtgagagaggggcgggagaagggagagggagagagagagtggaagaaaggagagagaggggactggagGATGGAGACTAAaacagaggaggggagggagaataAATTTGGAGAGTGACAGGGTAGCAGTGTTATGCTGTCAGGATGTCAGTTATCAATAAAATGCATTCAATCTGCGCTGGATCTTTTGTTTTCTGCATTGATTTTGTGTTGCAGGCAATGACATCCAAACAGACTGAGGAACATTGTTTGATTTTCTAAGAAGCTGTATCTGGAAGCGGTGgtcaagagagaaagagaaggggggagggagggggtaattTTTGTGtgtggagaggtgtgtgtggaagagacaagaggaacacacacacacacacaataagatCTGTATCGGATTACTGAGAATCGCATGGATCTGCCGCTAATGCGCCCGGGATCTGTCCGCCTGCTGGCTCTCAGCCTCTGCCTGGCTTGCACGGGGCTCGCGTCGGGACAGAACGAGACGGAACCCATCGTGCTGGAGGGGAAATGTCTGGTGGTGTGTGACTCGAACCCGTCCTCGGACGGGGCCGTCACCTCTTCGCTGGGGATCTCGGTGaggagtggcagtgccaaggtggcgtTCTCCGCTGTGCGCAGCACCAACCACGAACCGTCCGAGATGAGCAACAGGACCATGACCATCTACTTCGACCATGTGAGTAGcggcgacccccccaccccccacctccatatCCCACACCTCACCAGACACACAATCATctcaccccttcctcccccaggtccccctctctctctgccccagctCCCCTTTCGtttaccccctctccccctttgaCAACACCTCCCCTACCCCTCACAGTCTGTCTTTGATGTGAAGGAGGGATGGATAAGCTGGAAACCCTTGTGGCTGCGGACAGAGCAAACTGACCTCATAGAACTGTagaatgtagactcgatgggctgaatgacctcctctgcactggcccttggaaagagcaccccacttaagcccacacctccaccctatccccataacccagtaacctcacccaacactaagggcaattttggacactagggagcaatttggcatggccaatccacccaacctgctgatctttggactgtgggaggaaacccacgcagacatggggagaaggtgcagactttgcacaatgaccccagctgggaatcgaacctgggatcctggagctgtgaagcaattgtgctaaccactatgctaccatggatGGACCTCTCTCCATCCACTCCCTAAACACACTGCTGCTGACCGTATCAATTTGTCAGCCTCAATTGGTAACGGTGCATTTCTTGTTGTTGCAAATATGAGCGCGGATTATGCAGTCCTCTTAACTTTGACCGCCTTCGACACACTTTCAGACACATTTGCAGAGCACCCTTGTTTTAAATCTGTTGAAACCTGCctgcctgttttttttaaatgtgaacttTTAGCAGTTTTGTTTCCAGTTCATTGCCCCCTGCGTATTGCAAttcaaaattattattatttaatcttTGCAAGTCCCTTTCCCCCTGGTTACAAACACAGCTCACCGTTCAGTGTGTCCTTCACTCCCCCTTAGCTCCTGGCCGCATCCTTCAACTGAACCCGAGGAACAGGTCCAATCTGAAACTGCAGCCGCCGCAGCTaaaacctcacccccccccccccccccccagagccccAGAGCAAGTTTCCGTGCGCGAGTTAACGCAAAGAAAATGCGGTAACAGGAATCTCGGCGCTGTGTGCTTTCTTCTTCCAGGTGTTAGTTAATATTGGGAGCCATTTCGATATGAGGGCCAGCACATTCGTGGCCCCCAGGAAAGGCATTTACAGTTTCAGCTTCCACGTGGTCAAGGTGTACAACCGGCAGACGATCCAGGTAGAGGCAAAcagcgagggggtgggggcgatgcTGGGTGGACCATTTCACAACCACTGCTCTGACTGGCCCTGACAGTCTCTCATTGATTCAATTGAACTGGAATGATTGATTTTTGAAAAGaaatacaaatatatatatactttCAAGATGGTCAGAGGACTattgcagggagggggggggggtggatgtaggGGTCCGGTGGATAGGTCGGAATGAGAGAATGGGAGggggcaaaaacagaaaatgttggggtACATTCAGCAGGCTTCAGCACACAGACCTGGAGAAGGACCATTTGGATCCGCAATTCTCTCtcatcacagatgctgccaacccTGCCGAGttggtccagcattttctgatttgatTTCAGCTGTGCAACATCCCCAGCAGTATTTCGCTTGTATTGattggggaagggaagggaaattgtccaggtacaATTGCAGGCAGTGCATGTACATTGCCCGGGTAGCAAAGCACAGGTTGTATTATaacagcgggtggggggggggggttcgctgaCAATAAAGCAACTGTTAGCCAGCCGGACAACTTGGAGCCCTTAAACCCTTAGTGCAAAGGTCAACGTTTGTAAAGGCTTTTTCTTTCGCTTTGTTCTGCCTTCAGGTCAGTCTCATGCAAAATGGCTGGGCTGTGATTTCTGCTTTTGCCGGGGATCAGGATGTGACCCGGGAGGCTGCCAGCAACGGGGTGCTGCTGAACATGGAGAGAGAGGACAAAGTCTATTTGAAACTGGAAAGAGGGAATCTCATGGGAGGATGGAAATATTCGACTTTTTCTGGCTTTTTAGTATTCCCTCTATAAAAGAGACACGCCCGTGTTGGTCCAAACCCCTGGACCAGGAGATCAAGTCGCCATGTACATTATCGATATTGCAACGGAACAAGATTATTATATACCAAAACCACCTAACTGCCGAGTAGGGGCAGACTccctacccattacctaccgaTTAGAATAATTTCCTTCGAGTACTTGTCAATTGCCTTGGCCAATGCGGTTCTAAGTAGTTCTGGTGACAGTGCTCTTTAGGATATCAAGTTGAGTTTGTTGACAAGGACAATTTCTGGCGTGACAAATAGAAGCTGGATTTTCTTACGGGCGGATTTTTGATTGAACGAACCGAACGCTGGTGGACAAGACCGTAAACTCGCAAGTGGCGTAATtgaaacagcagcaacaacaaaaaagagAAACAAATTAGGGTTTTGATTT includes:
- the cbln2b gene encoding cerebellin-2b, whose amino-acid sequence is MDLPLMRPGSVRLLALSLCLACTGLASGQNETEPIVLEGKCLVVCDSNPSSDGAVTSSLGISVRSGSAKVAFSAVRSTNHEPSEMSNRTMTIYFDHVLVNIGSHFDMRASTFVAPRKGIYSFSFHVVKVYNRQTIQVSLMQNGWAVISAFAGDQDVTREAASNGVLLNMEREDKVYLKLERGNLMGGWKYSTFSGFLVFPL